The genomic window ttactatgactgatatgtggttgttcCACCTGCGCCATCTTAAGATGAACGGACTgactaagtctctctggataagagtgtccgCTAAATGGCTCAAATGAACAAGTGACAAACAAGCAAATATGACAATGCATTACTGACTGTGCCATACTAAGAAACATAACTATTTGTCATCAAGCACCTTTTAATACAATTATATAAATGTATACATAAAAAGTGTATGTCACTCagttaaaaaacaaaatgtggttAGGAGTGTGAGATCAGAGCTATATAAACTATTTTGTATTTGCTTCTTTTTTATTCTTTGTAGcgtggttaaaccagactgaatgcaGCACTCAAACAATGGTGAGAGCATAGCATTCAGTCTGGTTTAGCCAGACTACATTCTTTGACCCTCACCAACTGCTATCCCAAATACTTCAGTCTGTCGGTCTGTACCAGCTTCCATCTCCCAGTCATCCACCCAGTGTTTGAAGTGAACTGAAATAAGTGCTGGTACGGTAGTCATTTTGGGTGCCAGTACTCATCATATATTTAAGCCAATATAAAAGAGTGGCCAGTAATCAGTACCTGTGTGTACCGGCCCAATTCACACACTGCATCAAGCTGACTGACCAGTAAGGTGCAAATCACAAATGTATCAGGGGGCTCACCAGTTACTGCAGAGGACAGGAGGCCTCCACAATATCTGGGCCCTTATTCAATCATATCAGAGTCTTGTCAAATCATAATGAATACGGTTATATGGACGGGggcacctgatcctagatcagcctaCCTACttgctttgtgaatacaggccctgagcGTGAGTGCATATCAACACAAACCCAACAGTGCttctcattaaaaaaaaaacattcctacTGCTGGTTATCAGTAGATCAAATGTGAATGCATGAATTcatccatttcaattaacagatacaTGATGTATACAACACTTTTCTTCTCCAGCTGGTAGTGTTTTAGTACCGTATTCCAAGAACACCACAGCAATTAACCTCCTAAGTAGGCTATAGTAGTACTATGCTCCATATCACTATGAGTGATGTGTGTGACATGTTTAGAAACATGATTTTGAATTATGTACAATTACTTGATGAAGTGAAATGTATTCTGTTTTCATATCGTACAAAATGACATAATAATGACCTGTTCCTGTCTGAACAACAAAGAAATGTAGGTATTCCCATTACCCTTGATGAAGCTCAATTTAAGGTTTTTATTAGGTGAATCTTGAGCTGACAGGAATTACTCATCTTTGCTTCCTCTACATGTTTACCAGCTTGTAAGATAAAGCAGAGATAGGTAAACATCTAAAGGTAACTGATTCCTGTCAGATGAGACACCTAATAAAACCTTGGTTAACcaatgacatcacaaagagagACAATGGTCTGGGCTGGGTTTAGGCTCTTAAAGCTTTCCAAGAGTTCAAATGAATCAAAGCACCTTGTGAATTTTGCTGGTACCACTCTAATGTTGCCTTATGCTGCAGCGTGCATCCTTCTGATTCTGGACACCAACTTCCCCATATACAGCCTCTGGGTCAGTCCCagagggcactacttttgaccagggctcattggactcaggtcaaaagtagtgtactatgtagtaGGGAATTAGGTGCCATTTGCGACtcaaccctctgtagtgtctcCACTCCTACATGACGTCCACAAAGAACTCACTGGGATTTCCCATGGCAAGGTGGAAGGACTGGCGTGAGGCGGTGAGCTCTGGGGGCACAGAGCCCAGGTCACGGGTTGGGGGTGCCCCTGGAGGTCCCCCGGGGGTGGTGCCAGGGGGCAGGCCCGGCATTGAGGGCCCTGTCTGCCCCAGGCCCTGGAGGGTGTGTGGGTGCACGTGAGGGTGATGGGGGTGCTGGGGGACCATCATAAGCATCATGGGGTTGTATGAAAGGGGGATGCCCTGTGGGAATTGGAGGTGTGGAGGGGGTGCGCGGTGGTGTGAGCGCTGGCTGACGTGGCTATAGTGGCTGTGTTCACTGGGGGTGGCCGAGCCTCCGTGTTCCCCCCTCCTCAGGCTGCTCCGTACAGAATACTCTGATTCGCTGCCGCTTCCTGAGCGAGAGTCCCTGCCGTCTCCGCCTACCGGTGACTTCTCATCCCGACCGCTAGTACTGCCCACCCCTCCTCCGCCTTTccctcccctccgtctctctccctcgctccggGTGGAGCCACTGCTCCGGCTCCCTGGGTGAGAGAAGACaggacaatgtgaaaacaggCACCCCAGAAAAGCGGAGTACATTCTAATATCACAGTCTAACCAGAATCATACAGAGGCTATCTATAGCTCTGATTCAAATGAGACATTATTTAACCCTTGCATAACCCTACAATGTTCAAGTTTCTGAGTATGGCCTGTCAGGAAAACTCTGAACTCTTTAATTATTCATCCATAACACATGTATTAATTACACTGAAAAAAaagataaacacaacatgtaaagtgttggtctcatgagctgaaataaaatattatttatctcaaattgagcacaaatgtgtttacatccctgttagtgagcatttatccttttccaagataatccatccacctgacagctgtggcacatcaagaagctgattaaactgcatgatcatttcatgtgcaccttgtactggggacaataaaaggccactaaaatgttgtgctcaaatttgtttacatccctgttactgagcatttctcctttaccaagataatctatccacctgacagctgtgacatattaagaagctgattcaacagcatgatcaagtgcaccttgtgctggggacaaaagagTGGgagtcctcggagtgggccacagtgtctcctgacccctcctgtctcagcctccagtatttatgctgcagtagtttatgtgtcggggggctagggtcagtttgttatatctggagtacttctcctgtcctattcgaatctaagtgtgcgttctctaattctctccttctctctttctctctctcggaggacctgagccctaggaccatgccccaggactacctgacatgatgactccttgctgtccccagtccacctggctgtgctgctgctccagtttcaactgttctgccttattattattattcgaccatgctgatcatttatgaacatttgaacatcttggccatgttctgttataatctccacccggcacagccagaagaggactggccatcccacatatgctctctctaattctctctttctttctctctctcggaggacctgagccctaggaccatgccccaggaatacctgacatgatgactccttgctgtccccagtccacctgactgtgctgctgctccagtttcaactgttctgccttattattattattcgaccatgctgatcatttttgaacatttgaacatcttggccatgttctgttataatctccacccggcacagccagaagaggactggccatcccacatatgctctctctaattctctctctctcggaggacctgagccctaggaccatgccccaggaatacctgacatgatgactccttgctgtccccagtccacctgactgtgctgctgctccagtttcaactattctgccttattattattcgaccatgctggtcatttatgaacatttgaacatcttgaccatgttttgttataatctccacccggcacagccagaagaggactggccaccccacatagcctggttcctctctaggtttcttcctaggttttggcctttctagggagtttttcctagccaccgtgcttcttcacctgcattgcttgctgtttggggttttaggctgggtttctgtacagcactttgagatatcagctgatgtacgaagggctatataaaataaatttgattgattgattgaaaaggccactaaaatgtgcagttttgtcaacacaatgccacggatgtctcaagttgagggagcgtgcaactggcatgctgactgcaggaatgttcaccagagctgttgccagagaattgggGATGTttatttttctaccataagccactttcaacattgttttagagaattttacagtacgtccaacaggcctcacaaccgcaggccaTGTGTATGGCACCGTGTGggagagcggtttgctgatgtcaacgtatGGTAGCAGTGGGGAtatggtattggcaggcataagctatggacaatgaacacaattgcattttatcgaaggcattttgaatgcagagataccgtgatgagatcctgaggaccattgtcgtgccattcatcacctcatgtttcagcatgataatgcacggccttgcaaggatctgtacacaattcctgaaagttgaaaatgtctcagttcttccatggcctgcatactcagacatttcacccattgagcatgtttgggatgctctggatcgatgtgtacaacAGCTTGTTCcaattcccgccaatatccagcaactttgcacagccattgaagaggagtggggccACATTCttcaggccacaatcaacagcctgatcaactctatgtgaaggagatgtgtcgtgctgaatgaggcaaatggtggtaaaatcagatactgactggttttctgatccacgtccctaccatttattaaaaggtatctgtgaccaacagatgcatatctgtattcccagtcatgtgaaatccatagatatgGCCAAATTAAtttacttatatgaactgtaactcattaaaatctttgaaattattgcatgttacatttatatttttgttcagtatacatacaccccccccccaccctgtcCCTCCAGTCTCACCCTCGCTATGCTGGCTCCCTGTGCTGCCTGGCGCATAGCTGTAGCTGGAAAGCTCGTGGTAGGGGGGTGGCTGGCTGGAGTAGGGGTTGGAGGTGTACTGGTAGGAGGGGAAGGTGTGCATCAGGGGCCAGGGTGTGGCCCCCGGAAGGGGCAGGGGGGCCAGGGTGTCCTGGTCTGAGGCCCCACTAGAACCGTCGTTGTCATTCAGGGAGAGGTTTGCCATGTCTGGGAGAGAATAGTGTAATGGCACAGTTATAATCAGTGATGTATGATTTGaccttcattttcaatacatagGACATTTTACCAGAGCTCTCACAAAATAAAAGTCCATGGCAAATATACATATTTACAGCAAACAGCAACGAAACTGTAAAGCTAAGCACAGAAGGCACGGCAACATCTTAAGGCTCGAGGGCCACATCGGGATTTCGAAATACAAAGGAGTGCCGCACCAAGACAATTTTCTTATCCAAAATAATCATAATACAGGGATGGCCACCTGTTGCCCATCTCTGTAGTACAGTAAAACAGGCCTATGGGCAATTAGCCACGAAGGCTTGTGCTGTTTTACTCACAGTTCTCACAGTCGCTGAAGTCACCGAAAATGTAATAGCATTGCTCCGAGAAGGTGATCTTGTTGACCGTGTGGCGGATGAAGCCAGCTTTCAGCAAGTTACTGGCATACTTCCTGGCTTCACGACGGTCCTGGAAGCCCTCAATGTGTTGGTAGAGCCACTCCACCACATCAGAACCTGCCAATCAATCATCCATTAGAACCCTACACTAGAACCCCCCGATGTGTTGATAGAGGCACTCCACTACATCAGAATCTGCCAATCAATCATCCATTAGAACCCCACCTATGATCTACTGTAGGGTTTAATCTTTGCTTGTAAATCTACCAATTTTCTTTGCGGAGAAAATTGCAACCATCCCGGTAATATCCTGGTATTCCCGTTCAGACCGGAaatgctatttaaaaaaatatataataccaGTCCCCAAAAAATTGACATGACTATACCACTGTAAATGGAGAAATGTGGACAGGAATCCAATGgcttatttaagcaataaggccctggggggggggttataatATTGTATTTGCCAAAACTTTATCAACTCAAGGTTCTGTTACAGTCACCACACAATTTGTTTAAAGCctagtgtatttgtatttattatggatccctattagctgctctcttcctggggtccggcaaaattaatgcagttatacaatttaaaacattacaatacattcattacagaattcacaacacactaagtgtgcccccaggcccatactccactaccacatatttaCAACACAAAATCTACGTGTACGTgagtgtatgttatcatgtgtgtgtgtgtgtgtgtgtgtgtgtgtgtgtatgcatgtgtctgtgcctgtttgttttacttcacagtccccgttgttccataaggtgtatttttacctacttttaaaatctgattctactgcttgcatcagttacttgatgtggaatagagttccatgtagtcatggctctatatagtactgtgcacttcccatagtctgttctggacttcgtctgtgaagagacctctggtggcatgtcttgtggggtatgcatgggtgtcttgAGTATTTTAAAAAACAGACAGTATGGTatcttcagcttgtcaacacctcttacaaaaacaagtaatgaggaagccagtctctcttccactttgagccatgagaggttgacatgcatgtcattaatgttagcgctccgtgtacttttaagggccagcagtgctgccctgttctgagccaactgcaattttcccaagtccctctttgtggcacctgacgtcatgactgaacagtagtccaggtgcaacaaaaccagggcctgtaggacctgccttgttgatagtgttgttaaggaagaccagcgctttattatggacagacttctccccatcttagctactgttgtatcaatatgttttgaccatgacagtttacaatccagggttactccaagcaatttagtcacctcaacttgctctaTTTCCACATTATGCATTAcgagatgtacagtggggcaaaaaagtatttaaatcagccaccaattgtgcaagttctcccacttaaaaagatgaggcctgtaattttcatcataggtacacttcaactataacagacaaaatgagagaaaaaaatccagaaaatcacattgtaggatttttaatgaatttatttgcaaattagtaaaaattgaaaagcgcaaggggcctaaacagatAACCCAGGTAgaagcaggaattccccaggttatgtttgagaggcttccattaaagaacaccctctgttctGTTCGACAAGTAACTCTTGATCCACATTACATTTTTTCCAGCagcgataatgtcaaaagccgcactgacaatctttttatcatcagtttctctcagccaatcagtgtGTAAATGCCGTgattgttgagtgtccttcctatatgcgtgctgaaagtctgttgtcaatttggtcaaaaaaaaaatcccataaGTTCACTAAGGGttggctgattggtcagctatttgagccactaaagggggctttactattcttgggtagcgaaatgactttagcttccctccaggcctgagggcacacactttctagtaggcttaattaacttgaagatatggcaaataggagtgtgATCCACTATTAtcttcagtaattttccatccagattgtcagataGCGGTGGCTCGTCATTGCGACAgatcctgggctcgaacccagagtctctggtggcacaactAGCACTGCCTTAgcccactgcaccacccgggaggcctggcttgtcattgttgatttcacctcttccacactgactttacggaattcaaaagtacaatttgtctttcataatttggtcagatatacttggatgtgtagtgtcagcatttgttgctatattaggcccagccaaTTTAAAAAGGGACACTTTGTGATTTTGGTAATGACGCCCtatatctacttccccagagtcagatgaactcatggataccatttttatgtctctgcaccCTGTTTGAAGTAAGTTGCTATCTAGCACTAGCGCAACTGCTAAGTAGGGTTAgtacaatgactggaagtctatggtatctgcTAGCCGCTATCTGCTAGCCGTGCACTCGCTTTTGTTATTTTAACATCATGGACCAATGTTGCAAATATCTATTTCCTAGAGGCACGGTTGTAATCACAATATACCAGTCATTTTGTGACCAGTGAGTAGCTGCAGTTCATATTTTGAGCTTCTACCAGTGCCATAAAGAGATTTGTGAATCTGCGTCATGAGTAGCCTACACATGAGACAGCAATTTATAGAAGTCATGCAAGTAAGTgatgttttctattgacattatGTGGAGTAAGCTAAATACGGCAGGCTGGTAGAAttgtgatgactggtctaatgtAGGCTATGAATGACGCCAGAGagtttgccagcagcatacctccctgtatcccactgctggcttgcctctgaagctaagcagggtcggtcctaGTCGGTCCCTGAATGGGAGACCATATGTTGGAAGTGGAGTTGGGGGGCAAGTAGGAGGAACTCTTTTCTCTGGTCTAAAcaaatatcccaataccccagggcagtgattggggacattgccctgtgtagggtgccatctttcagatgggatgttacaCGGCTGCCTCGattctgtggtcactaaagatcccatggcacttattgttaagattaggggtgttaaccctggtgtcctggctacatTTCCTATCTGACCTTCATACCACCATGGCCACCTAATCGTcctcagcttccaattggcttatTCATTGCCCCacctcccctgtaactattcccaagGCCGTTGCTGTAAACGAGAATGTGTTCTCATTCAACTTACCTAGTCAAATAAAAGTTTATGTCCGGTTCATGCGTgcacattttgtatttttttgtgaaggtgCTTGGTTGGGTAGTCCTGGGATACCGGTCATCGGTATTATtattgtttatatatttttaattaaacCCTAATACTAGTTATAACTTTTCAACAATATAATATTTATTTCCAATCCAAATACAACAGCACCCTAGaagttggctatacagcacaaacagatctggaagcAGTTCTCTCACCAAGGAAGGCGTTGGGGATGGTGATCTTGAGCCACATCCTGTCCCGAACCTCCAGACCAGACTCTGGGGAGGCCATGGCCTTCGCCACCGACGCCATGTCAGAGTGGAGGGACAGGTTGAAGTCATCAAAACctggagagagatgagaagagggtAAGATTAAGAGAAACAGACTGTCAAAAAAATCTATTGATTATCAACAACTAAGGTAGACAGAACTTAACACTTGAGGGAGAAGAGAACTTAAAatagtgtttcccaaactcggtcctcgcgATGTAgtttttttgccctaacactatacagctaattcaaatgatcaaagcttgataatTAGTTTACTATTGCAATCAGCTgagtagtgctagggcaaaaaccaaaatgtgcaccccttgggggcccaggaccgagtttgggaaaccctgacttAAATCTTCAACAGAGATCAATGAGCAAAATGACAAAACTTGAGACTTacaagagagaaagcgagagagagagagagaaagagacacgaGAAGACTCAAACATAGTAAATAAAAACAGACCTTACCTTTGTGGGccagagacaggcagagggacTCACGCTCTGTCTCGGTCACCGAGGAGTTGGAGGTGATGGTGCTGAGAGAGGAGCTGCCGGGGTAGGGAGGGTAGGCCCCTGTCAGGGCCACAGAATGGCTCACCCACACAGCCGGGTCTATGGGCCGGATCGGCTCATCTGGAAGCACAATGGGGGTGTACACTATGAGGGGTTGTAGTCTCCTCTACCATTGGGTGGATTTCTCAGCCGAGGCTCATTTCGCATTTAGTCTTTGCTCGATTTCTCATGTCTTCCCTCTCCTCGTTCTCAAAacgagaaggtcagaggggaagGGACTTTGGATCTTCGACCTCGTGTgttgtgaggagagaggatgcaaggaatcaaggaaagagGAACTGAGAAAGAGCCTAGGAGATAACAGGTTACTCACTGCGTGGGAGGGTGAAGTAGCCCTGGGGTGACGGATCCCAGCATTTAGCTACTGTCAAGATAATAGGTCTgggtggagagaaaaggagaaagagaaagcgagagagacatcGAGATAATtatctttatttttttctcttgttttagggggtagatcagctttaatattgcagatggaTTGTAGCTTCTATCAATGTCATTGTCTGCATCAATTTCaacccccatatatttttttgtaaatgtatataatatatacagtaccagtcaaaagttaggccaaagagttcaatcttggtttcatcagaccagagaatcttgtttctcatggtcagagtcctttaggtgccttttgacaaaggaatggctttttactgaggaatggcttcagtctggccactttaccctaaaggcctgattggtggagtgcttcagagatgggagaaccttccagaaggacaaccatctccacagaggaactctgtagctctgttACACTGACCAtatggttcttggtcacctccctaaacAGGCCCCtttcctccgattgctcagtttggccgggcagccagctctaggaagtcttggtggttccaaacttcttccatttaagaatgatgtaggccactgtgttcttggggaccttcaacgctgcatacattttttagtacccttcctcagatctgtgcctaaTAACCGGTTATCTCTTAGTCAATATGGGTATTGTGCATAGATTGAATCCACTTCAGAacatggctgtaacgtaacaaattgtggaaaaagtcaaggggtctaaaatcttgtgtgtgtatgtttacacACAGctctttttaaatacattttccattattggaaagtatattttacattagttttTGTTTTTAATGCCACCCTTCAGCtctactcaacccctcccatcgatctcttaacaccatccatattggatttctatttgcaaTATATTTTTTGACTTTGCTGTtgtgaacctttctattctcagtttctacagattgtaactTAAAATGTTTTTGCTAAAACTATTATAGTATTGATCGATCAATAATTTCCTTTGTAGAAGGAGCAGAAGGCatgcacacatacagttgaagtcagaagtttacatataccttagccaaatacatttaaactcagtttcacaattcctgacatttaatcctagtaagaattccctgttttaggtcagttaggatcaccactttattcagaatgtgaaatgtcagaataatagtagagaattatttatttcagattttatttctttcatcacattcccagtgggtcagaagtttacatacacaccattagtatttgttagcattgcctttaaattgtttaacttgggtcaaacgttttgggtagccttccacaagcttcccacaataagttgggtgaattttggcccatttttctatgaggttaaggtaagggctttgtgatggccactcaataccttgactttgttgtccataagccattttgccacaactttggaagtatgcttggggtcattgtccatttggaagacccacttgcaaccaagctttaacttcctgactgatgtcttgagatgttgcttcaatatatccacatcattttccttctcatgatgccatctattttgtgaagtgcaccagtccctcctgcagcaaagaacccccacaacacgatgctgccacccctatgcttcacggttgggatggtgttcttcgtcttgcaagcatccccctttttcctccaaacataacgatggtcatggccaaacagttccatttttgtttcatcagaccagaggacatttctccaaaaagtacaatctttgtccccatgtgcagttgcaaaccgtagtctggcttttttatggcagttttggagcagtggctgctttgtaccttcaggcgtttagaaattgctcccaaggatgaaccagacttgtggaggtcttggcctccttcactcacgccgccaaacttaccctagtaaaactgaccttcctaccgatccttgacctcggctatgtcatctacaaaatggcttccaatactctattcagcaaactggatgcagtctatcacagtgccatccgttttgtcaccaaatcaccttataccactgcgacgtgtatgctctagtcggctggccctcgctacatattcatcgccagacccactggctccaggtcatctataagtctatgcttggtaaagctccgccttctcagctcactggtcacgataacaacacccacccgtagcacgtgctccagcaggtatatctcactggtcatccccaaagccaacatatcctttggccgcctttccttccagttctctgctgccagtgactggaatgaattgcaaaaatcattgaagttggagacttatatttccctcattaactttaaacatcagctatctgagcaaatcaaatgttatttgtcacatacacatggttagcatatgttaatgcgagtgtagcgaaatgcttgtgcttctagttccaaccatgcagtaatatctaacctaacaatttcaccaCAACTAACttatacacacacgtgtaaaggaaagaatatgtacataaaaatatatgaatgagtgatggccgaacggcataggcaagatgcaatagatggtatatagtacagtatatacatatgagatgagtaatgtaggatatgtaaacattatattaagtggcattgtttaaagtggctagtgatacatttatga from Oncorhynchus mykiss isolate Arlee chromosome 15, USDA_OmykA_1.1, whole genome shotgun sequence includes these protein-coding regions:
- the LOC110490131 gene encoding segment polarity protein dishevelled homolog DVL-2 isoform X2 gives rise to the protein MAETKIIYHIDEEETPYLVKIPIPSEDITLLDFKQVLNKPNFKFFFKSMDQDFGVVKEEISDDAAKLPCFNGRVVSWLVSSDSPLAEPPRPPVEVCTEPSPPPSPLPPLPVERTGGIGDSRPPSFHPNVAGSVENLDECTETESVVSFKREKPRRRESMEQHGPRMNGQSRRERHLAGYESASTIMSSELDTTSFCDSDDDTMSRFSSTTEQSTASRLLKRHRRRRKQRPTRLERASSFSSVTDSTMSLNIITVTLNMDKYNFLGISIVGQSNERGDGGIYIGSIMKGGAVAADGRIEPGDMLLQVNDINFENMSNDDAVRVLREIVHKPGPIILTVAKCWDPSPQGYFTLPRNEPIRPIDPAVWVSHSVALTGAYPPYPGSSSLSTITSNSSVTETERESLCLSLAHKGFDDFNLSLHSDMASVAKAMASPESGLEVRDRMWLKITIPNAFLGSDVVEWLYQHIEGFQDRREARKYASNLLKAGFIRHTVNKITFSEQCYYIFGDFSDCENYMANLSLNDNDGSSGASDQDTLAPLPLPGATPWPLMHTFPSYQYTSNPYSSQPPPYHELSSYSYAPGSTGSQHSEGSRSSGSTRSEGERRRGGKGGGGVGSTSGRDEKSPVGGDGRDSRSGSGSESEYSVRSSLRRGEHGGSATPSEHSHYSHVSQRSHHRAPPPHLQFPQGIPLSYNPMMLMMVPQHPHHPHVHPHTLQGLGQTGPSMPGLPPGTTPGGPPGAPPTRDLGSVPPELTASRQSFHLAMGNPSEFFVDVM
- the LOC110490131 gene encoding segment polarity protein dishevelled homolog DVL-2 isoform X1, producing the protein MAETKIIYHIDEEETPYLVKIPIPSEDITLLDFKQVLNKPNFKFFFKSMDQDFGVVKEEISDDAAKLPCFNGRVVSWLVSSDSPLAEPPRPPVEVCTEPSPPPSPLPPLPVERTGGIGDSRPPSFHPNVAGSVENLDECTETESVVSFKREKPRRRESMEQHGPRMNGQSRRERHLAGYESASTIMSSELDTTSFCDSDDDTMSRFSSTTEQSTASRLLKRHRRRRKQRPTRLERASSFSSVTDSTMSLNIITVTLNMDKYNFLGISIVGQSNERGDGGIYIGSIMKGGAVAADGRIEPGDMLLQVNDINFENMSNDDAVRVLREIVHKPGPIILTVAKCWDPSPQGYFTLPRMYTPIVLPDEPIRPIDPAVWVSHSVALTGAYPPYPGSSSLSTITSNSSVTETERESLCLSLAHKGFDDFNLSLHSDMASVAKAMASPESGLEVRDRMWLKITIPNAFLGSDVVEWLYQHIEGFQDRREARKYASNLLKAGFIRHTVNKITFSEQCYYIFGDFSDCENYMANLSLNDNDGSSGASDQDTLAPLPLPGATPWPLMHTFPSYQYTSNPYSSQPPPYHELSSYSYAPGSTGSQHSEGSRSSGSTRSEGERRRGGKGGGGVGSTSGRDEKSPVGGDGRDSRSGSGSESEYSVRSSLRRGEHGGSATPSEHSHYSHVSQRSHHRAPPPHLQFPQGIPLSYNPMMLMMVPQHPHHPHVHPHTLQGLGQTGPSMPGLPPGTTPGGPPGAPPTRDLGSVPPELTASRQSFHLAMGNPSEFFVDVM